Proteins from a genomic interval of Haloplasma contractile SSD-17B:
- the tkt gene encoding transketolase, protein MIQKQAIDAIRVLGIDGINKANSGHPGIVLGAAPMTYTLFTKQLRVNPSVSEWVNRDRFVLAAGHGSMLLYTMLHLSGFNVSIDDIKEFRQLGSKTPGHPEYGHTEGVDATSGPLGQGIPTAMGMAMAERFLAEKYNKDDIEIFDHYTYALCGDGDLMEGVTSEASSLAGHLGLGKLIVLYDSNDISLDGETDISFTENVMKKYEAYGWHVVLVEDGTDPEAINKAIEEAKQVTDKPSMIEIKTVIGYGAPLQGTHKVHGAPLGEEGAVKAKEVYGWKHDAFHVPEEVYNHFNQEVNERGTNAYTEWEQKLNAYKEKYPEDYKELSKLFNKELPVDLEEVLPKFELGSNEATRASSGKCINAIAKVMPNFLGGSADLAGSNKTNIDGEGVYGKDSFKDRNIYFGVREFSMACMLNGMSLHSGLRVFGATFFVFSDYLKPAVRLSALMNQPIIYVLTHDSIAVGEDGPTHQPVEQLAMLRSIPNVQVIRPSDGNETAAAWNLALQTTDRPTVLVLTRQGVKTVTESNFENVKKGAYILREAKDKANIDGILIASGSESELVVDAKETLEKDGLSIRVVNMPCVNRFDEQPTEYKEEVLPSDVRKRIYVEMGTEYGLYKYVGLDGKVMGVNTFGASGVGNQVIEEYGFTVENVVEEFKKL, encoded by the coding sequence ATGATTCAAAAACAAGCAATTGACGCAATTCGTGTATTAGGTATCGATGGAATTAACAAAGCAAACAGTGGTCACCCAGGAATTGTACTAGGTGCAGCACCTATGACTTACACATTATTTACTAAACAACTTCGCGTAAATCCTAGTGTATCTGAGTGGGTAAACCGTGACCGTTTTGTGTTAGCGGCAGGACATGGTTCTATGTTGCTTTACACAATGCTTCATCTATCAGGATTCAATGTATCAATTGATGATATTAAGGAATTCAGACAGTTGGGAAGCAAGACACCGGGACATCCTGAATATGGTCATACAGAAGGTGTAGATGCTACAAGTGGTCCATTAGGGCAAGGGATACCTACAGCAATGGGTATGGCTATGGCTGAACGTTTTTTAGCCGAAAAGTATAACAAAGACGATATAGAGATATTTGATCATTATACATATGCTTTATGTGGTGATGGTGACCTTATGGAAGGTGTAACATCAGAAGCATCGTCGCTTGCAGGGCATTTAGGTCTTGGTAAATTAATCGTGCTTTATGATTCAAATGACATTTCATTAGATGGAGAAACGGACATATCTTTTACTGAGAATGTTATGAAAAAATATGAAGCATATGGATGGCATGTTGTTCTTGTTGAGGATGGTACAGACCCTGAAGCGATTAATAAAGCGATTGAGGAAGCAAAGCAAGTAACTGACAAACCATCTATGATTGAGATAAAAACAGTTATTGGTTATGGTGCTCCACTTCAAGGTACGCATAAAGTTCATGGTGCACCTCTTGGCGAAGAGGGAGCAGTTAAAGCGAAAGAAGTGTATGGTTGGAAACATGATGCTTTCCATGTACCAGAAGAAGTTTACAACCACTTTAATCAAGAGGTAAATGAACGTGGAACAAATGCTTATACAGAGTGGGAACAAAAACTTAATGCGTATAAGGAAAAATATCCAGAAGATTATAAAGAGTTATCAAAATTATTTAATAAAGAGTTACCGGTAGATTTAGAAGAGGTACTACCTAAATTTGAACTAGGTTCAAACGAGGCAACTCGTGCAAGCAGTGGTAAGTGTATTAACGCGATTGCAAAAGTAATGCCTAACTTCTTAGGAGGATCAGCAGATCTAGCCGGATCAAATAAGACTAATATTGACGGAGAAGGCGTATACGGTAAAGATTCTTTTAAAGATCGTAATATTTATTTTGGAGTACGTGAATTCTCTATGGCTTGCATGTTAAACGGTATGAGTTTACATAGTGGACTTCGAGTATTCGGTGCTACTTTCTTTGTATTCAGCGATTACTTAAAGCCAGCCGTTCGTTTATCTGCGCTGATGAATCAGCCAATAATCTATGTATTAACGCATGATAGTATTGCAGTAGGAGAAGATGGACCAACCCATCAACCAGTCGAGCAACTTGCAATGCTACGTTCAATTCCTAATGTACAGGTAATTCGTCCAAGTGACGGTAACGAAACAGCTGCAGCATGGAATTTAGCATTACAGACTACTGACCGTCCTACAGTGCTTGTATTAACCCGTCAAGGTGTTAAAACGGTAACGGAATCTAACTTTGAAAATGTTAAAAAAGGTGCCTATATATTAAGAGAAGCAAAGGACAAAGCTAATATTGACGGTATCCTAATTGCCTCTGGTTCTGAATCTGAATTAGTGGTTGATGCTAAAGAAACCTTAGAAAAAGATGGATTAAGTATTCGCGTAGTAAATATGCCATGTGTTAATCGATTTGATGAGCAACCTACGGAATACAAGGAAGAAGTATTACCAAGTGATGTACGTAAACGTATATATGTAGAAATGGGTACTGAGTATGGTCTTTATAAATACGTAGGACTTGATGGTAAAGTAATGGGTGTTAACACATTTGGAGCATCAGGTGTAGGAAATCAAGTAATAGAAGAATACGGATTCACCGTAGAGAACGTTGTGGAAGAGTTTAAAAAATTATAA
- a CDS encoding DUF362 domain-containing protein, with protein sequence MPRKITDTCIACGSCAAVCPVDCIDEGDIYVIDPEVCIDCAACEDACPVDCIIEE encoded by the coding sequence ATGCCAAGAAAGATAACAGATACTTGTATCGCATGCGGCTCTTGTGCAGCAGTATGCCCTGTTGACTGTATTGATGAAGGGGATATCTATGTAATTGATCCTGAGGTGTGTATTGATTGTGCAGCGTGTGAAGACGCATGCCCAGTAGATTGTATCATAGAAG